In one Corallococcus sp. EGB genomic region, the following are encoded:
- the fni gene encoding type 2 isopentenyl-diphosphate Delta-isomerase: MGDETTARRKDAHLDLCATGDVEPAQNSTLLECVHLIHCAMPEMAVEDVDLSTPFLGKRLQAPLLVTGMTGGTERAGAVNRDLALLAERHGLAFGVGSQRAMAEHPSRAASYAVRDVAPTVALLGNIGLYQAIGLGVDGVRRLMDAIGADGMALHLNAGQELTQPEGDRDFRGGYRVVEELARALGDRLLVKETGCGIGPDVARRLVELGVSNVDVSGLGGTSWVRVEQLRAVGSQAQVGAEFSGWGIPTAAAIASVRKAVGPEARLVASGGVRGGLESAKVLALGADLAGMALPLFRAQQQGGLPAAEEALKVILTGLKQALVLTGSRTVTQLRQRPRVVTGALKDWLAAL; encoded by the coding sequence ATGGGCGACGAGACGACAGCCAGGCGGAAGGATGCCCACCTCGATTTGTGCGCGACCGGAGACGTGGAACCGGCGCAGAACTCCACGCTGCTGGAGTGCGTGCACCTCATCCACTGCGCCATGCCGGAGATGGCGGTGGAGGACGTGGACCTGAGCACGCCGTTCCTGGGCAAGCGGCTCCAGGCGCCGCTGCTCGTCACCGGGATGACGGGCGGCACGGAGCGCGCGGGCGCGGTGAACCGGGACCTGGCGCTGCTCGCGGAGCGGCACGGCCTGGCCTTCGGCGTGGGCAGCCAGCGCGCGATGGCGGAGCACCCCTCGCGCGCGGCGTCGTACGCGGTGCGCGACGTGGCGCCCACGGTGGCGCTGTTGGGCAACATCGGGCTGTACCAGGCCATTGGCCTGGGCGTGGACGGCGTGCGGCGGCTGATGGACGCCATTGGCGCGGACGGCATGGCGCTGCACCTCAACGCCGGCCAGGAGCTGACGCAGCCGGAGGGCGACCGCGACTTCCGGGGCGGCTACCGTGTGGTGGAGGAGCTGGCGCGCGCGCTGGGCGACCGGCTGCTGGTGAAGGAGACCGGGTGCGGCATCGGCCCGGACGTGGCGCGGCGCCTGGTGGAGCTGGGCGTGTCCAACGTGGACGTCTCCGGGCTGGGCGGCACGTCGTGGGTGCGGGTGGAGCAGCTTCGCGCGGTGGGCTCGCAGGCCCAGGTGGGCGCGGAGTTCAGCGGCTGGGGCATCCCCACCGCGGCGGCCATCGCCAGCGTGCGCAAGGCGGTGGGGCCGGAGGCGCGGCTCGTCGCCAGCGGCGGGGTGCGCGGTGGGCTGGAGTCCGCGAAGGTGCTCGCGCTGGGCGCGGACCTGGCGGGCATGGCGCTGCCGCTGTTCCGGGCCCAGCAGCAGGGGGGATTGCCGGCCGCCGAGGAGGCGTTGAAGGTCATCCTCACCGGGCTGAAGCAAGCGCTGGTGCTGACGGGAAGCCGTACCGTCACGCAATTGCGCCAGCGGCCCCGCGTGGTGACCGGAGCGTTGAAGGATTGGTTGGCGGCGTTGTGA